One stretch of Dokdonia sp. Hel_I_53 DNA includes these proteins:
- a CDS encoding M28 family peptidase, which yields MMKITHKLPLLFKSACVFTLLYATIATTTAQTDTRLYDIIDAISEERLKTDVKKLADFGTRHTLSDTLSQTRGIGAARRWIKSEFEKTATSCNGCLEVFYQSNLVKKGDNDRITKDVAVVNVVAIQKGKKYPNRYIVMSGDIDSRISDPNNYIDDAPGANDNASGMAGTLEAARVLSKYSFENSIIYVGLSGEEQGLYGGKGLAAYAKEQNWDIIGILNNDMIGNIQGVDGVIDNRSFRIFSEPVPPTESERERIMRRFYGGEVDGISRQLARYVYKTTKTYMPEMNPMMIYRLDRFGRGGHHRPFNDAGFAGIRIMEAHENYTQQHQDIRTENGIEYGDTFQHVNVPYVAKLTAVNAINLASIAWAPPAPKSVGIGGIVEASARLEWDAVDGAIAYKVYWRDTTSPTWDNARLIENTTSTTLEGIVIDNFFFGVAAIGKNGHESPVVFPNKIIRK from the coding sequence ATGATGAAAATCACTCACAAACTCCCTTTACTTTTTAAATCAGCATGCGTATTTACGCTCCTATATGCTACTATCGCCACTACAACTGCACAAACAGATACTAGACTATACGACATTATAGATGCAATTTCTGAAGAACGCCTTAAAACTGATGTAAAAAAACTAGCAGATTTTGGCACTAGACATACTTTAAGTGATACCCTCTCACAAACAAGAGGTATCGGTGCTGCACGAAGATGGATTAAAAGTGAGTTTGAAAAAACGGCTACTTCCTGCAATGGATGTCTCGAAGTTTTTTATCAAAGTAATTTAGTAAAAAAGGGCGATAATGATCGTATTACAAAAGATGTAGCGGTTGTTAATGTGGTAGCCATCCAGAAGGGTAAAAAATACCCTAATCGCTATATTGTAATGAGTGGAGATATAGATAGTAGAATCTCAGACCCCAATAATTACATAGATGATGCTCCCGGCGCAAATGATAATGCTAGCGGTATGGCAGGAACATTAGAAGCAGCACGTGTGCTATCAAAATATTCCTTTGAAAACAGTATTATATATGTAGGATTATCTGGAGAAGAGCAAGGATTATATGGAGGTAAAGGATTAGCTGCTTATGCAAAAGAGCAAAATTGGGATATCATAGGTATTTTAAATAATGATATGATCGGAAATATACAAGGTGTAGATGGTGTAATAGACAACAGGTCTTTCCGTATATTTTCAGAACCCGTTCCTCCTACTGAATCTGAACGCGAACGTATAATGAGAAGATTTTATGGCGGCGAGGTAGACGGAATCTCTAGACAACTCGCACGTTATGTTTACAAAACAACTAAAACCTATATGCCAGAAATGAACCCTATGATGATTTATAGACTAGACCGCTTTGGCCGTGGTGGGCATCATAGACCATTTAATGATGCTGGCTTTGCAGGAATACGTATCATGGAGGCACATGAAAATTACACACAACAACATCAAGATATACGTACAGAGAATGGTATAGAATATGGTGATACCTTCCAGCATGTAAACGTTCCTTATGTAGCAAAACTAACGGCTGTAAATGCTATTAATCTTGCAAGTATTGCATGGGCGCCTCCTGCCCCAAAAAGTGTCGGTATAGGCGGTATTGTAGAAGCAAGTGCTAGATTAGAATGGGATGCTGTAGACGGTGCTATAGCATATAAGGTATACTGGAGAGATACCACCTCCCCTACTTGGGATAATGCTAGATTAATAGAAAACACCACATCTACTACCTTAGAAGGAATTGTTATAGATAATTTTTTCTTTGGCGTGGCAGCAATTGGTAAAAATGGTCACGAAAGTCCCGTGGTGTTTCCTAATAAGATTATAAGAAAATAA
- the ytxJ gene encoding bacillithiol system redox-active protein YtxJ — MGIFNSVFGGNASENKSKSGLPWQQLTTVEQLDEIIELSKTKPVAIFKHSTTCGISRMALRSFESEYDIESSELDLYFLDLKAYRAVSNEIANRFEVEHQSPQLILIKNGTAVYHDSHGSISAATLKSKI, encoded by the coding sequence ATGGGAATTTTTAATTCTGTCTTTGGTGGAAACGCATCAGAAAATAAATCAAAAAGTGGTTTACCTTGGCAGCAACTTACAACTGTTGAACAATTAGATGAAATAATTGAGCTTTCAAAAACAAAGCCTGTAGCAATTTTTAAACACTCAACCACTTGTGGTATCAGTAGAATGGCTTTGCGCTCCTTTGAATCTGAATATGATATAGAATCAAGCGAATTAGATTTGTATTTCTTAGATTTAAAAGCGTATAGAGCTGTTTCTAACGAAATTGCAAATCGTTTTGAAGTAGAACATCAAAGTCCGCAACTTATTTTAATAAAGAATGGCACTGCGGTGTATCATGACTCTCATGGAAGTATAAGTGCTGCTACTTTAAAAAGTAAGATCTAG
- a CDS encoding PH domain-containing protein, with product MRLLNKILGNAGEVSPEKLTEKYGRLLMDSENIELGFTLLRDVFMFTNRRLILIDVQGFTGSKMEYKSLPYKSISRFSLENAGTFDLDAELKIWISSENTPSVSKKFNKNIDVYEVQRYLAEKVL from the coding sequence ATGAGATTACTAAATAAGATTTTAGGAAATGCAGGTGAAGTATCTCCAGAAAAACTCACTGAAAAATATGGGCGTCTTTTAATGGACTCTGAGAACATCGAGTTGGGATTTACTTTACTAAGAGATGTTTTTATGTTTACAAATAGAAGACTCATTCTTATAGATGTGCAAGGCTTTACAGGCTCAAAAATGGAGTATAAATCTTTACCATATAAAAGTATCTCTAGATTTTCTCTAGAAAACGCAGGCACTTTTGATCTTGATGCAGAACTCAAAATTTGGATTTCAAGTGAGAACACACCCAGTGTAAGTAAAAAGTTTAACAAAAATATAGATGTATATGAAGTGCAACGGTATTTAGCAGAGAAAGTTCTATAG
- a CDS encoding amidohydrolase, which produces MVFAFAKAQTSFDSDIASVEDKVIQWRRDFHQNPELGNREFKTAEKIAKHLKSLGIEVQMGVAKTGVVGLLKGDQPGKVVALRADIDALPVTERNDLPFKSTVTTTFLGSDTGVMHACGHDTHTAILMGVAEVLSKNKDKIKGSVKFIFQPAEEGPPPGEEGGAKLMVKEGVLENPKVDAIFGLHINSSTPVNTIRYKAGGTMAAVERFVVNVKGKQTHGSQPWSGVDPILISAKIIDGFQSIISRESKLTDEAAVITVGKITSGLRFNIIPESAEMIGTVRTLDPDMREKIIRRMTEMARDIAKAYGGEATIDWQEMTLVTYNDPALTSKMLPTLQSIAGKDNLNSQKAVTGGEDFSYFQEKVPGFYFFLGGMTPDNIEAFPHHTPDFYIDERGFQLGVKALSQLSIDYLNAN; this is translated from the coding sequence ATGGTATTCGCTTTCGCGAAAGCGCAAACTTCTTTTGACTCAGACATCGCTTCTGTGGAAGATAAGGTAATACAATGGCGACGTGATTTTCACCAAAACCCAGAGCTTGGGAACCGGGAATTTAAAACTGCTGAGAAAATAGCTAAACACCTGAAATCTCTAGGTATCGAAGTTCAAATGGGCGTGGCAAAAACAGGAGTGGTAGGATTGCTAAAAGGAGATCAGCCTGGAAAAGTAGTTGCGCTTAGAGCAGATATTGATGCTTTACCTGTGACCGAACGTAATGATCTACCATTTAAATCTACGGTAACAACTACCTTTTTAGGATCTGATACAGGTGTTATGCATGCTTGCGGTCACGATACTCATACAGCTATTCTTATGGGGGTTGCTGAGGTATTATCTAAAAATAAAGACAAGATCAAAGGCTCTGTAAAATTTATATTTCAGCCAGCAGAAGAGGGTCCGCCTCCGGGAGAAGAAGGTGGCGCAAAATTAATGGTTAAGGAAGGGGTATTGGAAAACCCAAAGGTAGATGCAATCTTTGGGTTACATATTAATAGTAGTACTCCTGTAAACACTATTCGTTACAAAGCTGGCGGCACTATGGCTGCCGTAGAGCGATTTGTGGTTAATGTAAAAGGTAAGCAAACTCACGGAAGTCAACCTTGGTCTGGTGTTGATCCTATTTTAATATCTGCAAAAATTATAGATGGTTTTCAAAGTATTATCTCAAGAGAAAGTAAATTAACAGATGAAGCTGCTGTGATTACTGTTGGAAAAATCACTTCTGGGCTTCGCTTTAATATTATTCCAGAGAGTGCAGAGATGATAGGTACGGTGCGAACACTCGATCCTGACATGCGAGAGAAAATTATACGCCGCATGACAGAGATGGCGCGTGATATTGCCAAAGCGTATGGTGGTGAGGCAACTATAGACTGGCAAGAAATGACACTTGTCACTTATAATGACCCCGCACTTACAAGTAAAATGCTACCTACGCTACAGTCTATTGCAGGTAAAGACAACCTAAATTCTCAAAAGGCAGTTACTGGTGGAGAAGACTTTTCTTATTTTCAAGAGAAAGTGCCAGGTTTTTATTTCTTCCTAGGCGGAATGACACCAGATAATATAGAGGCTTTTCCTCATCACACTCCAGATTTCTATATTGATGAAAGGGGTTTTCAATTAGGTGTAAAGGCTTTGAGCCAATTAAGCATTGACTATTTAAACGCAAATTAA
- a CDS encoding BlaI/MecI/CopY family transcriptional regulator, which produces MEKLTNKEEEVMHVLWKLKKAFIKEVVVVLPEGNHYNTVSTIVRNLEDKGYVGHQAFGKTHQYYPVVKFEDYKKEFMQTASQKFFDNSYKNMVSFFAKEEKISADELREILAIIEKK; this is translated from the coding sequence ATGGAAAAACTCACAAATAAAGAAGAAGAGGTAATGCATGTCTTATGGAAACTAAAGAAGGCATTCATTAAAGAAGTTGTTGTAGTGCTTCCAGAGGGTAATCATTACAATACAGTTTCTACTATAGTCCGTAACCTTGAGGATAAAGGTTACGTGGGGCATCAAGCTTTTGGAAAAACTCATCAATACTATCCCGTGGTGAAATTCGAAGATTATAAAAAAGAATTTATGCAAACTGCTAGTCAAAAATTTTTTGATAATTCATATAAGAATATGGTATCGTTTTTTGCCAAAGAAGAAAAAATATCAGCAGATGAACTACGAGAAATTTTGGCTATCATAGAAAAGAAATAA
- a CDS encoding SsrA-binding protein, which yields MYKTLAKINKSILPSYSKKGLDLAQAKKWQLAIIGYRAWVTKKALG from the coding sequence ATTTATAAAACACTCGCAAAAATTAATAAATCCATTCTTCCCTCCTATTCAAAAAAGGGACTTGATCTAGCTCAAGCAAAAAAATGGCAATTAGCTATAATTGGATACCGTGCTTGGGTAACTAAGAAAGCCCTTGGATAA
- a CDS encoding M56 family metallopeptidase gives MIGILSAIILPLVIFEKLKEVRIPLQSSFSPARVSDLAFIPSENVLLTNTPIDWWHVVLIIYFVGVFLMSIRFIIQLLSLLKLISSGVVIKKNKGYTFIHCEQKIAPFSFFSFIVYNNKLHTNYELKLVLEHEKVHAGQWHSIDILVSQIILIIQWCNPIAWLYKKSVEENLEYIADCEAVQKIHNIKEYQRSLVKVSSALNELALTNQFYKSFIKKRIIMLNTPQSRKRNLWKLSLVLPFLSVFMYSFNVKEVIKYVEEDDTAFAKAEIVTPSINTGRDLFYIDTATDDKKLNRIEKYVADHWKNIQIKFGDRLFTNENRLAGFTLLTRFSLNENFQKQLTINSENFESSNQYSIMVDSDKEIIFSDTTSLLSITPDQIVSRISKASISSNLLTNHNTKLKSLDSVHTPLSKIESRHISDSLILKWTYSFKITKYTAIEELQALTKILKEKYDTTLEYSDVDYNAQEEITNIRLEITDPYNNTKKYGSLSSYPIADIYIYNDVKWGIGIGTLESIDYLKPIILSSKRDTLSQKFDSLNTVEDYVIKYALQEIEERKTEIRNRIEVSNRLQNNIAVDSLKTSSIASGDSLKLQMLQQLSPQSTLEKATIGKDSLTGRGEGHLENIQENWMYFIDNKETSYTEVLKLDPSTIKHISILQGKVAIAKYGDKGKDGVMLIELK, from the coding sequence TTGATCGGTATTTTATCAGCTATAATTTTACCTTTAGTAATATTTGAAAAACTTAAAGAAGTACGTATTCCATTGCAATCATCTTTTAGTCCAGCTAGAGTGTCTGATTTGGCATTCATACCTAGTGAAAATGTTCTATTAACTAATACTCCCATAGATTGGTGGCATGTAGTACTCATTATCTATTTTGTAGGTGTTTTTTTAATGAGCATACGTTTTATCATTCAGCTTCTCTCTTTATTAAAATTGATTAGCTCTGGTGTGGTAATCAAAAAGAATAAAGGCTACACATTTATACATTGTGAGCAAAAAATAGCACCCTTCTCATTTTTCTCATTCATCGTTTACAACAATAAATTACACACTAATTATGAACTCAAATTAGTATTGGAACACGAGAAAGTACATGCGGGTCAATGGCATTCTATTGATATCCTAGTATCGCAAATCATACTTATTATACAGTGGTGTAACCCTATTGCATGGCTTTACAAAAAAAGCGTAGAAGAGAATTTAGAATATATAGCCGATTGCGAAGCAGTTCAAAAAATTCATAATATCAAAGAGTATCAACGGTCATTAGTAAAGGTCTCATCAGCCTTAAATGAACTGGCGCTCACTAATCAATTTTATAAATCATTTATCAAAAAACGAATTATTATGCTCAATACACCACAATCTCGAAAAAGAAATCTTTGGAAGCTTAGTTTAGTCTTGCCTTTTCTTTCTGTTTTTATGTACTCTTTTAATGTAAAAGAGGTGATCAAATATGTGGAAGAGGATGATACCGCTTTCGCGAAAGCGGAAATTGTAACACCATCAATTAATACTGGAAGAGATCTCTTTTATATTGATACCGCTACCGATGATAAGAAGCTAAATCGTATCGAAAAGTATGTTGCCGATCACTGGAAAAACATTCAAATTAAATTCGGTGATAGACTATTTACAAATGAAAATAGACTCGCAGGTTTTACATTACTGACAAGATTTTCATTAAATGAGAATTTTCAAAAGCAACTTACTATTAACTCAGAAAATTTTGAAAGTTCCAATCAGTATTCTATTATGGTAGATAGTGACAAAGAAATCATTTTTAGTGATACAACCTCTTTACTGTCCATTACTCCAGATCAAATTGTTTCTAGAATATCGAAAGCTTCAATAAGCTCTAATTTACTCACTAATCATAATACTAAGTTAAAGTCTTTAGATAGTGTTCACACACCTCTGAGCAAAATTGAGAGTAGACATATTTCTGATAGTCTGATTTTAAAATGGACATATAGTTTTAAAATCACAAAGTATACAGCTATTGAAGAATTACAAGCTCTTACAAAAATTCTTAAGGAAAAATATGATACTACACTAGAGTATAGCGATGTTGATTATAATGCTCAAGAAGAAATAACGAATATACGGTTAGAAATTACTGATCCTTATAATAACACTAAAAAATACGGTTCACTAAGTTCTTACCCAATTGCTGATATCTATATCTACAATGACGTAAAATGGGGAATTGGCATCGGAACTTTAGAAAGTATTGATTACTTAAAACCAATTATCTTGAGCAGTAAACGAGATACACTCTCACAAAAGTTTGATAGTCTTAATACTGTTGAAGATTACGTGATAAAATATGCCCTCCAAGAAATAGAAGAACGTAAAACTGAAATACGAAACCGTATTGAAGTATCTAACAGACTTCAAAATAATATCGCAGTTGATTCTTTAAAAACGAGTAGTATTGCATCAGGCGATAGCTTAAAACTTCAAATGCTTCAACAGCTATCACCTCAAAGTACTCTAGAAAAAGCTACAATAGGAAAGGACTCTTTAACTGGCCGTGGAGAAGGACATTTAGAAAACATACAAGAAAATTGGATGTATTTTATAGATAACAAAGAAACCTCGTATACAGAAGTTCTCAAGTTAGATCCATCTACCATAAAACACATTTCAATATTACAAGGTAAAGTTGCCATTGCAAAGTATGGGGATAAAGGGAAAGATGGAGTTATGCTAATCGAGCTCAAATAA